Genomic window (Tenrec ecaudatus isolate mTenEca1 chromosome 16, mTenEca1.hap1, whole genome shotgun sequence):
TTCTCTCATGAGTGTGGGCGGGGTGTGGCAGTAGCTTGTTTTGGGAGTTGCGGGGGGAGCAGGGCAGGCTGGCTTGTGGGGTCATGGAGCGACAGGACATGGGGGGGCGGCGGAAGCTCACTTCCCCGAACACGTAGCCAGGGTGAATGTCCAGCGGTAGGTCCTGGTTGAACAGGGCTTGTTCCATATGCATCCGGTGCCCCAGGCAGGTGGCTCGTGACATCTCTGCTCACGACCAAGGCTTCCTAGAGACATGTCCTCAGTGTGGCAGGCCTTGGGCAAGAGAACCTGCTGGGGACTCCAGGCTCAACGTCTCGCCTCCCAAATCCTGGGGTGAGGGTCTGCCTCGCCCAGTGCCTGCTTGACGCTCGCTCATTACAAAGCCTTAACGACCCTCAGACATCGTGGACATCAAGCCAGCCAACATGGAGGAGCTGACGGAAGTGATCACGGCCTCCGAGTTCCACCCACACCACTGCAACGTCTTTGTCTACAGCAGCAGCAAGGGCTCCATCCGCCTGTGCGACATGCGGGCAGCCGCCCTGTGCGACCAGCACGCCAAGCGTGAGTGCCCCTCACTCAGCACCGGGGCCGGGTACCCTGTACACTCCAGCACTGGTGGTGGGCGGTCTGTCTTAGTACAGTTCTAAgcaggagctgctgctggccTCTGCATCTGTGCTGGGCCAAGACTGGAACGTGTTCCAGTGTGGTCATCTCCCACCATGATCCTTGGTCCAGCAGTGACAGCCTGGTGTTTAATCCCGACAGCCTGAGGTGCCCAAGCCTCCCAGGTAAGAAAGATGGCTTTCAGAGAAAAAACAGCACAAGAAGTTGGCCAGAGTGTGTACAATACCTGGGCTGTGAGCCACGGCCTCTGAGAGGGCTCCTTCGGGCCTCGGGgtggcaggctgagcagccctctcGTCAGGCACTGGGCGCAGGCACTGTAGCTTGCATCTTATTTGCATTGTCCACAAGTTGTCTTGTCCTCTGGGTGGGTCACATCACTGCCGGGTGCAGGGTCTCCAACTGCTGAGCTGAGACCACCCTGGCTGTCTTCCAGTTTTTGAGGAGCCGGAAGATCCCAGCAGCCGGTCCTTCTTCTCAGAAATCATCTCGTCCATCTCGGACGTGAACTTCAGTCACAGCGGCCGGTACATGATGACCAGAGACTACCTATCAGTGAAGGTGTGGGACCTCCACATGGAGAGCCGGCCTGTGGAGACGTACCAGGTGAGGCAGGGTGCCGGGGGCTTCTGTCCTGGCCCCTGGCGGCATCTCTGACCTGCGTGCACTGTCCCCCAGGTCCACGAGTACCTGCGTGGCAAGCTGTGCTCCCTGTATGAGAACGACTGCATTTTCGACAAGTTCGAGTGCTGCTGGAGTGGGGATGACAGGTGAGGCCGCTTCCCCACACGTGTCACACACACATAGGCCAGCCCCGCTGACAGCATGCCAGGAAGAGGTAGCCCTCTGCTACCCCACTAAGGGGACGGGCTCTGTCCTCAGGCTTACAAGGGTTTAGGGACGATGGTCTCAGGTGTCCTCTGCTTCCTGCTGTTCCTGTTTGGCCAAGAACTTGAGTTCTCAGGAACTTGTCTGGAGCCAGCAAGCAGTAGGGGCCTGGTCAGGAGGGTCAGTGGCGTGGCGGGAGCAGCCTTGCCCTGGTCCTGGCGTGGGGGGAGGGTTCGGCTCTGGCAGACTTGCTTCTTCAGCGCTCTGTGCTTCATGGCGACTTCTTACCCTCCCTCTGCTCCTGCCCAGTCAAGACCTGGTGCTGCGACTTAGGGGCGCTGCTTGCTTCTCTGGGGTGCAGGGGTCTTGAGGGGACAGTCCCCAGAGCCTGAGACAGGAGCTGAGAAGGTATGGGGGTACCTCGGGGATCAGCCCTGCCTCACGCTGACCCTGGCTGGCGCCCTGACCAGAGATGCTCTTGGAGAGGGAAGGGCATCTGAACGTGCTGTATGAGCCCGCTGCTCGGGGGAAGGAGAAGTTCAGCCACGTGGaattttgaactccttgatgcTAACATAGAACACTCATAATTCAACCCACAAAGGCAAGTTCTAAGACGGgggtgtgttttgaccttcaatACAGAAGTGGGGGAAAACACTTAAGTAACGTAGCCAACGCCATGAAAGgggttgaatacaaatgggcagtGGCGACCACCTTCCACAGTGCCCACGCTCAGGCATCGTCAGTGGACGCGGACCAGGGACCCGGGCACTAGCAGCAAACATACTTTTCTTCAGTTTCCTGGGGCAGGTGTAGTGTGTGACGTatggggctgctagccacagggtcagcagtttgaaaccaccagccactccaagggagaagagtgaggccttctcttctcttctgctcctataaagagttccactctcaggaactcacagggcagttccaccctgtcctctaggctccccaggagtcagcatcacctcgatggcagtgaggggaggGTGTTTGTGTCTCTGTGTTGGCGCGTTGCCCTCTGGTCCCGTTGCTGCCGCTGCGCCTGAAGGAGAGAGGTGACGGCGATGCTGAGTGTGGCTCCCTGGGGCGTGGGGTGTGTGGGCTTGGTCTGGGCCACTGCCCTCCCTTCTCTCGTTTGCGTAGCGCCATCATGACTGGCTCCTACAATAACTTCTTCCGGATGTTCGAGAGGACCACGCTCAGGGACGTCACGCTGGAGGCGTCTCGGGAGAACAGCAAGCCTCGGGCCCTCCTCAAGCCGCGCAAGGTGTGCACGGGGGGCAAGAGGAAGAGGGATGAGATCAGCGTGGACAGCCTGGACTTCAGCAGCAAGATCCTGCACACCAGCTGGCACCCTGCCGACGACATCGTCGCCGTCGCAGCCACCAACAACTTGTACATTTTCCAGGACAAAGTCCACTAGCAAAGCTCACAGAGGACCTGTCTCCCTGTCCCCTCACACCCGCCTGCACGCCGCAGCTGTCAAAGAGGCCTGGCCCCTCTCCCACAGCTCCCTTCCGCGTCTAGGCAGCAGGAGACCCCACTGCCCACCCGTCCGCCTGCTGTGAGGGGGAAATGCAGGCCGACTACTCTCAGCCCACACATAACAGCGTCCTTCAGAATAAACGTATTTATTTAAGTCTGCGCCTGTCTCTCCCATCCATAGACCAGAAAGCTTAAGGCTCCCGGGCACGGTTGTCAGGTGTAAATTCTTTTctcccccacttctctctctcgGCCATCTGGGTGGGCCTTCAAGCACGCTTGGGGGGAGGAGAGGTGGCTGTACAGCTCAGGtcatgctcccttgctgccactGGCTGTCACACCCCCGAGGGACCCTGGAATAAAAGCAAACCAGAGAATGTTTTTAAAACAATGTATGTGTCGTTTTCTTTGCTTTTATTACATTTAATGAAactacagatttttttaaaacattttattagggactcatacaactcttatcataatccatacatgtacatacatcaattgtctaaagcacatctgtacattctttgccctaatcattttcaaagcatttgctctcctattaagccctttgcatcaagtcctctttttttcccctccctccctgccccccctccctcatgaccccttgataatttatagattactgttttgtcatatcttgccctatccggcgtctcccttcacccccttttctgttgtccgtcccccagggaggaggtcacatgtagatccttgtattcggttccccctttccaacccactcctactactctcccagtatcgcccctcacacccctggtcatgaaggtatcatccacctggattccctgtgcctccagcacctatctgcaccagtgtacatctgatctatccagacttgcagggtagaattcggatcatggtagtgggcggggaggaagcttttaggaactggaggaaaactgtatccttcatcggtgctacatcgcaccctgactaactcatctccgctagacccttctgtgagggcatctccagtggctgacaaatggactttgggtcgccactctgcacttcccccttcattcactatggtaagattttttttttttggatgatgccttatacctgatcccttcgacacctcgtgctcgcacaggctggtgtgtttcttccatgtgggctttgttgcttctgagttagattctTACAACCGTTGTAAAGCTTCTGTCTTTAATGTGCAAAGAGCTAGAAGAGGAAGCATCAGAAAGTTCCTGGGAATGACATTCTTTGCCAGTTGCATTCGTTCAAGGATTTCTGAGGCCCCTCACGTGTGCAGTCTTCACTCCAGAAGTTGTACCCGCAGCCACTGGGACGTCGCATCGTTCGCGGTGGCCAGCAGCAGCACTGAGTGGAGAAGAATGCTTTACACCATGGTGGCAGTTAACTGCAGTAGGATCAGCACCTGCTCGACCCGCCTTCAGTGCCTTACCTGTGCCCTGTTTGCGCCATTAAGCAGcacttgggggtgagggggtgcttGACTTTACCACTCAGATGCTAGGTGTGCTGCACTTCATACAGCCGGAGTTCACCCATGAGAGATGTAGTGGGAGAAAGGTGGCTGTCTACTTCCACGAaggcagtcccaccctgccctAAAGGGACTTGCCCGGGTGGCTCATTTTCCAAGTGCCGTCTGTCTGATACCAAAAGTCAACACTGTCCAGAGCGGAAACCAAGGCGTCACCTTGCTGGGCATGGGCCACTTTGTTCACGCTCCTGGTTCTGTTGCTACAATGATGTTCTGAGAGGTTCACTGacagggatcttgggtccagaggatgtactccactcccgaaatcccccttcctgcttctcaaagggctcattttatacacagcaggatggcattccagggagTCCTGTTAGCATTTACTCACAGGTaactcctatcagtatcttcgccCACCTTCTTACCTAACCCATGCGGGGGAATGTCATTTGGTGGGCATTGGAAACTCACTAGAAGAGCCACAGTAAATCACTTCCTGCCGCTGCAGTGAGAAGACATTTAGGGGATGGTCCGGGTCCTaaaacagtcatggaaaccccttAATAAAAGGCCAGGAATCACTCTTGCTGATAAATAGTGGAGAAGCATGAAGGATGTCAACTGGGTGTGGATGAGGTCTACTTAGGAAACATCACAATGGTAGATCTTTGGTGCATGAAGGAGGGGttcccattgctgatgtcagggggACATGGCCTAGCAGGCAGCCACAGTACCACCCTGCCTTTCACAGGACATGAGTTTTAACACAAAGGTTCTGGATGTTGGTTGACGGTCCCCACATTCTAAGGCGAGGACTGTGTCCAAGCAGTGTGTGGCCTGGTACCAGCACATCAAGTGGTGAAATGGGCAGTGTCCTGAGAGCTGTGATGTCTGACTGCCTTCTCCCTGCTGGTCAGCTTCACTTAGTGAAGCCTCACTCAGACCTGTGGCCCCAGGGCCCTCCTACACGTGTCCTGGTaccccagctggaggacaccaacTCAGAGCCACTCCCTCCCTGGAGAGCCCGAGAGGGCCTGTGAGTTGGCCGGGTATCAGGACTTGCCCTGCACAAGGCATTCAGAACAAGAGGGTCCCTCGAGCCCCCGGTTCAGTTCAACATGGTGGTCAGTCCCAGTGGCAGAGCCTTCCCCctatagcagtggagttgagggGCACCAGCCCAGGCCAGGGACCCTGACCCTCATGACCCAGGAGCATGTTTAGTGGTGCCTGCGTGTTATGACCTCGGGTTGGTGGTGACAGCTGCTTCTGAACACTCCTCGTAGAGCTGCGCTCAGCTGCTGTCAGTGACCTCTGAGAGGAACAGAGGGTATCAGGCCTCACCATGCCCCAAGtacctaaggcagtggttctcaaccttcctggtgccacaaccctttaatacagttcatgttgtggtgacaccccccaacaataaattatttttgttgctacttcataactaattttgctgttatgaatcgagcgaccTGTGAAAGGGGCAGTtcgaaccccccaaaggggttgtgacccacaggttgagaagcactgaccTAAGGGATCATTCCAATGGTGAGAAGGAAGATCCCGTGGGTCCTGGGCCACAAGTGTCCACAGCTAAGCACAGCCTGTCACTGTGGTCTCCTGTACAGTGAGTATTTTGATAGCCAAGTGGAGCTCCGTCACCCAACAGCTCAGCAACTCCGGAACAGACCACCCCCATCCTGTTCTCAGAGGGCTTCCTCCACCCGCTCAAGCTCTAGCACATGCTTCTCAAGCAGgataggctccgctaggcttctTTCAACAAAGGCTGCGGCACCAGGATCCTTGTCTAACTGAATTACTTGTGGAAAAGCCAAAGAATGGCACACAGGCAACCAAAGGTGGCCTTGAGCAGGTTATGCTGCAAAGGTAAATTATGTGACAGTGGGGAAAAGGTCCAGTTTAATTGAAGCGCTTATGAAGTTTAGTTTAAAACGTAAATGTAAACACAGCGATAGCCAAAGGGTTTGGCAATGGTTTAATTTTTCACTTTCCAGTCTTTGAACCCAATACATGGATTTGCATACACTTGATTCTAAGAAACAGGAAGTTCCACACAAAGAGCATGGGACCCAACGATCCAGGCCTGAGGAAGAGGCCTAgcaggcaggtgccctggaaggaAAACTCATTGTCTGAGATGTCAGCTTCACAgtcagtgggagagggagggtccAGTCGGGGCTAGTGTGTGAAGTAGCAGGAAGTTCTAGTTTTTACCTGACGCAGTAACCTTCCGTCTTTGGTGGGCAGCCTGTGTCCGCTTAGAAGCAGCACAAGATGTCGTCTCACTACCAAATGAATATAAGGCCACAATATTTACTGTGAACAACCCCCTTAATGTAGTTTTAATATCAACAGTCTTCATCCTCCTGAAGTACAAAGTGTTTGAACTGAACTACAGCTACAGCTAATTTTCAGTAAAGCACTACATGTCATGACTTGCATATTACAATTATTTCTCCTTAGATAAAATATCCAAGGGAAACTCACCAGCAGACCCTGCAGTGGTGAGAATCCCTGACATGCTTAGTAACGGAGCCACAGGCAGGGCAAGGGGGTTAGTGTGGTCTGGGTGTCACTCTTCCGTGATttacacaacaaacaaacaccagGCATGCAGCCACCCGGCCGAGACCCCCCCACCCAGCAGCTGGCAGGCCTCAGAACCCCTCCGCAGGTACAGTCGAGTCCGGTCTCCATCAGAAGGTGCTGGTTGAGGTGGTCAGACGCCTCCCGATGTAGATCCTTAAAAGAAAAGCCCAGGTCAGAAGAGGGACTggtttagagcttaaattctgggcACCAGGTTTGCAGGATGCTATTGCTGACAATGCAAGATCAAAGTCCCTCTGCTGAGCCCACAGGGATCGGATCCCTGCA
Coding sequences:
- the PPP2R2D gene encoding serine/threonine-protein phosphatase 2A 55 kDa regulatory subunit B delta isoform, with product MAGAGGGGCPAGGGDFQWCFSQVKGAIDEDVAEADIISTVEFNYSGDLLATGDKGGRVVIFQREQENKSRPHTRGEYNVYSTFQSHEPEFDYLKSLEIEEKINKIKWLPQQNAAHFLLSTNDKTIKLWKISERDKRAEGYNLKDEDGRLRDPFRITALRVPILKPMDLMVEASPRRIFANAHTYHINSISVNSDHETYLSADDLRINLWHLEITGRSFNIVDIKPANMEELTEVITASEFHPHHCNVFVYSSSKGSIRLCDMRAAALCDQHAKLFEEPEDPSSRSFFSEIISSISDVNFSHSGRYMMTRDYLSVKVWDLHMESRPVETYQVHEYLRGKLCSLYENDCIFDKFECCWSGDDSAIMTGSYNNFFRMFERTTLRDVTLEASRENSKPRALLKPRKVCTGGKRKRDEISVDSLDFSSKILHTSWHPADDIVAVAATNNLYIFQDKVH